The Microcoleus sp. AS-A8 genome window below encodes:
- a CDS encoding Uma2 family endonuclease, whose protein sequence is MMISSDGHRGTAVVKSLATDTWVKASWEEFIGLAEDPAYIDGRFYYHQGLLRIEMSPLGPRHGRQNSIISKAVSLFATIKNVRIVEFVNTSFRKAGIGEFQPDLAFYIGSGLRVPPQTDAPIDLEEYDPPTLVVEIGSVSVSDDLGRKRLLYEQSGVEEYWVNDLNVEEVIAFAIAAGRSGRVSKSLVLPELTISLVEEAIKRSHLEDDTKINLWLLKTFSQA, encoded by the coding sequence ATGATGATTTCCTCGGATGGGCACAGGGGCACTGCCGTAGTCAAAAGTTTGGCGACAGATACCTGGGTCAAAGCTAGCTGGGAAGAGTTTATTGGTCTGGCGGAAGACCCTGCTTATATCGATGGCAGGTTTTATTACCATCAAGGACTCTTAAGAATTGAGATGTCGCCCCTTGGCCCTCGACATGGCCGTCAAAATTCGATTATTTCCAAGGCGGTTAGTCTTTTTGCCACCATTAAGAATGTGCGGATTGTTGAGTTTGTGAATACTAGTTTTCGCAAGGCAGGTATTGGGGAATTTCAACCCGATTTGGCCTTTTACATTGGTTCGGGTTTGAGAGTGCCGCCGCAAACGGATGCCCCCATCGATCTGGAAGAGTATGACCCCCCAACGTTAGTTGTAGAAATTGGTAGCGTTTCGGTTAGTGATGATTTGGGACGGAAGCGCTTATTGTATGAACAGTCGGGGGTTGAGGAATATTGGGTGAATGATTTGAATGTGGAGGAAGTGATTGCATTTGCGATCGCGGCTGGGCGCAGTGGTCGAGTTAGCAAGTCCCTGGTGCTGCCGGAGTTGACCATCTCTCTGGTGGAGGAAGCGATAAAACGCAGTCATCTTGAGGATGATACGAAGATTAATCTTTGGCTGCTTAAGACTTTTAGCCAAGCGTGA
- a CDS encoding polyphosphate kinase 2 family protein produces the protein MSKNKHLPEDRKAPVKGTAHPESKKTQQAAEKATTYAASVTAPETVVVDNPPPKPNYPLYRVQPGERISLADMDPNASEHYRKKKEVMAELEKHCQRIRKLQERLYAENQRSLLIVLQAMDTGGKDGTIKHVFGEVNPQGCQVWSFKIPSEEEASHDFLWRYHHRVPQRGMITIFNRAHYEDVLVVRVHNLVPEDVWRQRYHIINEFEQMLTLSNITILKFFLHISKDEQKRRLESRLQNPDKQWKFSHNDIKERLLWDDYQQAFEDAISNCSTTYAPWYVVPANNKWYRNLVVARTIADTLEAMNPQYPSAEEGLENIVIPD, from the coding sequence ATGAGTAAAAACAAACATTTACCAGAAGACAGGAAAGCACCTGTTAAGGGTACGGCTCACCCAGAGAGCAAAAAAACGCAACAAGCCGCAGAGAAAGCGACAACTTATGCGGCTAGCGTAACGGCACCAGAAACAGTCGTTGTGGACAATCCGCCGCCGAAGCCGAACTATCCCCTCTATCGAGTGCAACCTGGAGAGCGTATCTCCTTAGCTGACATGGACCCCAATGCCTCGGAACACTACAGAAAAAAGAAAGAGGTGATGGCAGAACTGGAAAAACATTGTCAGCGAATTCGCAAGTTACAAGAGCGTTTGTATGCCGAGAACCAACGCAGCTTACTGATTGTGCTACAAGCGATGGATACTGGGGGCAAAGATGGCACAATTAAACACGTCTTTGGCGAAGTTAACCCTCAAGGTTGCCAAGTTTGGTCGTTTAAAATACCCAGTGAGGAAGAAGCCAGCCACGATTTTCTCTGGCGCTACCACCATCGCGTACCGCAGCGTGGCATGATTACGATCTTTAATCGCGCTCACTACGAAGATGTTCTGGTTGTGCGTGTTCATAATTTAGTACCAGAAGATGTATGGCGGCAGCGCTATCACATCATTAATGAATTTGAACAAATGCTCACGCTCAGCAACATTACCATCCTTAAGTTTTTTCTGCATATTTCCAAAGACGAACAAAAGCGCCGCTTGGAGAGTCGGTTACAAAATCCCGACAAGCAATGGAAGTTTTCCCACAATGATATTAAAGAGCGACTCTTGTGGGACGACTATCAGCAGGCATTTGAGGATGCGATTAGTAATTGTTCTACAACCTATGCTCCTTGGTACGTTGTTCCAGCGAACAATAAGTGGTATCGCAATCTAGTTGTTGCTCGCACGATCGCAGATACTCTGGAGGCCATGAATCCTCAATACCCAAGTGCAGAAGAGGGTTTGGAAAATATCGTAATTCCTGATTGA
- a CDS encoding WbuC family cupin fold metalloprotein — protein MQSLPIKRLTEELLNTIVEQARHSPRQRQNYDFHEPSEKVQRFLNVLQPGTYVRPHRHQRPSQVNGFEFFLVIQGEVGIIIFDESAQILQTERISANGATRAIELPEGVYHTLVVLVPDTVVLELKEGPYNPSTDKEFLDGFPAEGTPAAEHMVEEWRGYFG, from the coding sequence ATGCAATCGCTACCGATCAAACGCCTCACCGAAGAATTACTCAATACTATCGTCGAGCAAGCCCGTCACAGTCCTCGACAGCGGCAGAATTACGACTTTCACGAACCCTCCGAAAAAGTTCAGCGATTCCTGAATGTTCTTCAACCAGGAACCTACGTTCGCCCCCACCGACATCAGCGTCCATCCCAGGTGAATGGGTTCGAGTTTTTCCTAGTGATTCAGGGAGAAGTCGGTATCATTATTTTTGACGAGAGCGCTCAAATTTTGCAGACCGAACGCATCTCTGCCAATGGAGCGACTCGTGCGATCGAACTGCCGGAGGGGGTCTATCATACCCTAGTGGTGCTCGTTCCTGATACGGTAGTACTCGAACTCAAAGAAGGCCCTTACAATCCCAGTACGGATAAAGAGTTTCTGGACGGCTTTCCGGCGGAAGGAACCCCAGCCGCCGAGCACATGGTGGAGGAGTGGAGAGGGTACTTTGGTTAA
- a CDS encoding caspase family protein encodes MGLNRRTFLQKAGLGLAVLGVSETVLSLLGDKSLAVPVLDRYFQALAQPGGRKLALLVGINQYPRNMALSGCVTDVELQRELLLHRFGFKRQDILTLTDSQASRENIETAFVEHLIDQAKAGDVVVFHFSGYGSRVKMGQESASDDSIRLQNSLVPSDGIGQTKDAAMGNDLLEDTLVLLLRSLPTDHVTTILDTSYIGSSRVLQGNLRVRSSPNPPAQAPSPNELAFQEQIRLRTNPIGEKLFNTLSPNQMPGILLAAAGPSELATEAQWNGFSAGLFTYALTQHLWQASPATTIQISLSRAAGMVNQLVGKEQQPRVIQQNSQQSSLLAYYLPPDPSIGADGVVTAVEESGRTAQLWLAGLPATVLEYYGSNSIVSLYPNGSLLPVAVEEGQESSPVSTPALSPNPPTPTSAQLQIRSKEGLTARARIVGLSVTDNYPLKVGQLVHEAVRLLPRNLGLTIALEVGLERIERVDATSAFAAIPPVSSVVIAGEQPADYLFGKVPLSPAAAPVAANVLVDVATTRPEGMDTLARTAGYGLLYLGREPIRNTTGEAGEAVRSAVNRLTPKLETLLAAKLLRLTVNEGSSRLGIRASLEMVSPQGTVVMQRETWRASSPSSLPAKAFGDNKKTNELIAKVGEGNLPTVPIGSQIQYRLENYSDRPIYFMLLGMDTSGNAIALYHNQVSQGPEDAENKPPLKNAVIAPGETLTLPQSSASNWVVQEPPGLAEIQLICSRTPFTKSLMALDSARRKREGERIGDLFNPLEVARSVLQDLHNASAVAPELIGTTSDSYALDVNAWATLSFIYQVV; translated from the coding sequence ATGGGACTTAATCGGCGGACTTTTCTGCAAAAAGCTGGTTTGGGGCTAGCCGTGCTGGGAGTGAGCGAGACTGTACTATCACTCCTGGGTGATAAAAGCTTAGCCGTACCCGTGTTGGATCGCTATTTCCAAGCATTGGCACAACCAGGCGGACGGAAGTTAGCGTTACTGGTGGGAATCAACCAGTATCCTCGGAACATGGCCTTAAGTGGTTGTGTCACGGATGTGGAACTGCAACGGGAACTGTTACTGCATCGATTTGGCTTCAAGCGTCAGGATATCTTGACGCTGACGGATAGCCAAGCGAGTCGGGAGAATATCGAAACCGCGTTTGTGGAGCATTTAATCGACCAAGCTAAGGCCGGTGATGTTGTGGTGTTCCACTTCAGTGGCTATGGTAGTCGCGTCAAGATGGGTCAGGAATCTGCCAGCGATGACTCTATACGCCTGCAAAATAGCCTCGTGCCGAGCGATGGAATCGGACAAACCAAAGACGCTGCGATGGGGAACGATTTACTCGAAGATACCCTGGTTTTGCTGTTGCGATCGCTACCGACAGACCACGTCACCACCATCCTAGATACCAGCTACATCGGTTCGAGCCGTGTCCTGCAAGGAAATCTCCGCGTGCGGTCTTCCCCCAACCCACCCGCCCAAGCCCCCAGTCCCAATGAGTTGGCGTTTCAAGAACAAATCCGGCTTCGCACCAACCCCATCGGGGAAAAGCTGTTCAACACCCTAAGCCCGAACCAAATGCCAGGAATCCTTCTCGCCGCCGCAGGGCCAAGTGAACTGGCGACCGAGGCACAATGGAATGGTTTTAGTGCAGGCTTATTTACCTACGCTCTCACACAACATCTGTGGCAGGCTTCACCTGCAACCACCATTCAGATTAGCTTGAGTCGTGCGGCTGGAATGGTGAATCAATTGGTAGGAAAAGAGCAACAGCCCCGCGTCATCCAACAAAACAGCCAACAGAGTTCATTACTGGCGTATTACTTACCTCCCGATCCCAGCATCGGAGCAGATGGCGTCGTGACGGCGGTTGAAGAGAGTGGCAGAACAGCACAGTTGTGGTTAGCAGGGCTTCCAGCAACCGTTCTGGAATACTACGGTTCCAATTCGATTGTCAGCCTTTATCCAAATGGCTCACTCCTCCCTGTCGCTGTGGAAGAGGGGCAAGAGAGTTCTCCTGTGTCTACTCCAGCCCTAAGCCCCAATCCCCCAACCCCCACATCAGCACAACTGCAAATCCGCTCAAAAGAAGGGCTGACGGCAAGGGCGCGAATTGTGGGTCTTAGTGTGACGGATAATTATCCACTTAAGGTAGGGCAATTAGTCCACGAAGCCGTTCGTCTCCTACCCCGCAATCTGGGTCTAACCATCGCGCTGGAGGTGGGTCTAGAACGGATTGAGCGGGTGGATGCCACGAGTGCTTTTGCTGCTATCCCGCCCGTCTCATCGGTGGTGATTGCCGGAGAACAACCCGCTGATTATTTGTTCGGAAAAGTGCCCTTATCCCCAGCGGCAGCACCTGTAGCTGCGAATGTACTCGTGGATGTAGCCACAACGCGCCCAGAGGGGATGGATACTCTAGCACGGACGGCGGGCTATGGACTCTTGTATCTGGGTCGTGAACCCATTCGGAATACGACGGGGGAAGCTGGAGAAGCAGTAAGGTCAGCGGTGAATCGGCTTACGCCTAAGCTAGAAACCTTATTAGCCGCCAAGTTGTTGCGCCTGACGGTCAATGAAGGGTCTTCGCGTTTGGGCATCCGAGCATCCCTAGAGATGGTTTCCCCTCAAGGAACCGTGGTGATGCAACGAGAAACCTGGCGGGCGTCTTCACCCTCCTCTTTACCTGCAAAGGCATTTGGCGATAACAAGAAGACGAATGAGTTGATCGCTAAGGTTGGAGAGGGCAATCTCCCCACCGTCCCGATTGGCAGTCAGATCCAATATCGGTTGGAAAATTATAGCGATCGCCCAATTTATTTCATGCTACTGGGCATGGATACCAGCGGCAATGCGATCGCGCTTTATCATAACCAAGTCTCTCAAGGCCCAGAGGACGCAGAAAACAAACCCCCCCTAAAAAATGCGGTGATTGCTCCAGGGGAAACTCTGACGTTGCCCCAATCTTCAGCGTCTAACTGGGTGGTTCAAGAGCCACCAGGACTGGCAGAAATTCAACTCATTTGCAGTCGAACACCCTTTACCAAAAGTCTCATGGCACTGGACTCGGCGCGACGTAAGCGGGAAGGGGAACGCATCGGGGATTTATTTAATCCCTTGGAAGTCGCTCGCTCTGTTCTCCAAGATTTACACAATGCCAGCGCCGTTGCTCCAGAGTTGATTGGCACCACTTCCGATAGCTATGCGCTAGATGTTAATGCATGGGCTACTCTAAGTTTTATCTATCAGGTAGTCTGA